The following coding sequences lie in one Blattabacteriaceae bacterium genomic window:
- a CDS encoding 4Fe-4S dicluster domain-containing protein, with protein sequence MSIKITNECINCGACASECPNHAIYEGSEEWSLSEGTNIKGIVKISSGLLIDAESSQTPEKRDIYFIVKDKCTECVGFYNEPQCMAVCPVDCCVLDEENVESKKSLLEKKKFLHPPI encoded by the coding sequence GTGTCTATAAAAATAACTAATGAATGCATTAATTGCGGGGCTTGTGCCTCTGAATGCCCTAATCACGCTATTTATGAGGGATCTGAAGAATGGTCTCTTTCAGAGGGAACAAATATTAAAGGAATAGTAAAAATAAGTTCAGGACTTTTAATTGATGCAGAGTCTTCTCAAACTCCAGAGAAAAGGGATATTTATTTTATTGTAAAAGATAAATGTACAGAGTGTGTAGGATTTTATAATGAACCTCAATGTATGGCGGTCTGCCCAGTTGATTGCTGTGTTTTAGATGAAGAAAATGTAGAATCCAAGAAATCTCTACTTGAGAAAAAAAAATTTTTACATCCCCCTATTTAA
- the thrC gene encoding threonine synthase: MIYHSLGKTKHYVSFKEAVIRGLAPDNSLFFPEKIHKIEIKNFSSQSIYSIAMEVIKPYIVPDIPEKILEEIIEDTLCFPFPLVNIHKEIYALELFHGPSIAFKDVGARFMAGCLSYLRKEESKPITVLVATSGDTGGAVAKGFHQIAGVEVVLIFPQSKISLFQEKQLSSVKDNITSLEIEGTFDDCQKLVKEAFLDKDLQNKCALTSANSINIARLLPQILYYFIVYKNISPSEAEEVFFSIPCGNFGNLCAGMLAKKMGLPIKHFIAAINSNDTVNRFIKTGKYAFLPGKYTLSNAMDVADPSNFTRIWHLSDRSFSKLKEKLDTYSFTDEETICAIESIFHKNGYILDPHGALGYLGLQKYFQVNSQNSRVLGVFLETAHPLKFTEKIPYDLQKQVILPKHLKKLLKSEKKSIILPNNYPALKEHLLNRGM, encoded by the coding sequence ATGATATATCATAGTCTAGGAAAGACTAAGCATTATGTTTCTTTTAAAGAAGCTGTAATAAGAGGATTGGCTCCAGATAATAGTCTTTTCTTTCCAGAAAAAATACACAAAATAGAAATTAAAAATTTTTCATCACAAAGCATATATTCCATAGCAATGGAAGTGATTAAACCTTACATAGTACCTGATATACCAGAAAAAATTTTAGAAGAAATCATAGAAGATACACTTTGCTTCCCATTCCCTTTAGTAAATATTCACAAAGAAATTTATGCGCTAGAGCTTTTTCATGGACCTAGCATAGCATTTAAAGATGTCGGTGCTAGATTTATGGCAGGGTGTTTAAGTTATTTACGAAAAGAAGAAAGTAAACCCATAACTGTTTTAGTGGCTACTTCTGGAGACACAGGAGGTGCTGTAGCTAAAGGATTTCATCAAATAGCAGGAGTAGAAGTGGTTCTAATTTTTCCACAGTCTAAAATTAGCCTGTTTCAGGAAAAACAGCTTTCTTCGGTGAAAGATAATATTACTTCTCTAGAAATAGAAGGTACTTTTGATGATTGTCAAAAATTGGTAAAAGAAGCTTTCCTGGATAAGGACCTACAAAATAAATGTGCCTTAACTTCAGCTAATTCAATAAATATAGCAAGATTGTTGCCACAAATTTTGTATTATTTCATAGTTTACAAAAATATAAGTCCTTCTGAAGCTGAAGAAGTCTTTTTCTCTATTCCATGTGGAAATTTTGGAAATCTTTGCGCAGGTATGTTGGCAAAAAAAATGGGACTCCCTATAAAACATTTTATAGCTGCAATAAATTCTAACGATACGGTAAATCGATTTATAAAAACTGGAAAATATGCTTTCCTTCCAGGAAAATATACTTTATCAAATGCTATGGATGTAGCTGATCCAAGCAATTTCACTAGAATTTGGCATCTTTCTGATAGAAGCTTTTCTAAGCTAAAGGAAAAATTGGATACTTATAGCTTTACTGATGAAGAAACTATTTGTGCAATAGAATCTATTTTCCATAAAAATGGGTATATACTGGACCCACATGGAGCCTTAGGGTATCTAGGGCTTCAAAAATATTTTCAAGTGAACTCTCAAAACTCAAGAGTTTTGGGTGTTTTTTTAGAGACAGCTCATCCATTGAAGTTTACGGAGAAAATTCCTTATGATCTGCAAAAGCAAGTCATCCTTCCTAAGCACTTAAAAAAGTTACTTAAATCAGAAAAAAAATCCATTATACTTCCTAATAATTACCCTGCCTTAAAAGAGCATTTATTAAATAGGGGGATGTAA
- a CDS encoding homoserine kinase, which yields MEKIKIFAPATVANLVCGFDVIGLALNNPSDEILLKRLNKSGISILKIDGADFPRETNKNVCLVSLQEFINECPFPLGFEIEILKKIKPGSGIGSSAASSAGVVAGANLLLGNPFSTLELILFAMEGERLVSGGNHADNVAPVLMGGITLIRSYNPLDMANIHVPNDLWISVIHPTIEIKTSDARKILKKKVFMKDAVKQCGNFGSFIAGLYQGNYELISRSLEDVMIEPIRGLLIPSFYKVKAKCQEVGALGGGISGSGPSIFMLSKGEKTAYIVTSVMEGIYDSLKIEYQVYTSSINQKGVKWYDI from the coding sequence ATGGAAAAAATAAAAATATTTGCTCCAGCTACTGTTGCAAATTTAGTTTGCGGGTTTGACGTAATAGGATTAGCGTTGAATAATCCTAGTGATGAGATTCTTTTGAAAAGATTGAATAAATCAGGAATAAGTATTCTGAAAATAGATGGAGCTGACTTCCCTAGAGAGACAAACAAAAATGTTTGTCTTGTTTCTTTACAAGAGTTTATTAATGAATGTCCCTTTCCTTTAGGATTTGAGATAGAAATACTAAAAAAAATAAAACCTGGTAGCGGAATAGGATCCAGCGCTGCAAGTTCGGCAGGAGTTGTTGCTGGAGCTAATCTCCTATTAGGAAATCCTTTCAGTACTCTAGAATTGATACTATTTGCTATGGAAGGGGAACGTTTAGTTAGTGGGGGTAATCATGCTGATAACGTGGCTCCAGTTTTAATGGGAGGAATTACGTTAATAAGAAGTTATAATCCTTTAGATATGGCAAATATCCATGTCCCTAATGATTTATGGATTAGCGTAATTCATCCCACGATTGAGATAAAAACATCTGACGCACGTAAAATTCTAAAGAAAAAAGTATTTATGAAGGATGCCGTAAAACAATGTGGAAATTTTGGATCTTTTATTGCAGGTTTATATCAAGGAAATTATGAGCTAATAAGTAGATCATTAGAAGATGTAATGATTGAACCAATCCGAGGTCTGCTTATTCCCTCCTTTTACAAAGTAAAAGCTAAATGTCAAGAAGTTGGAGCTTTAGGAGGAGGTATATCTGGATCTGGACCTTCGATATTTATGTTAAGCAAAGGTGAAAAAACTGCATATATTGTTACTTCAGTTATGGAAGGTATATATGATTCTCTAAAAATAGAATATCAAGTTTACACTTCCTCAATAAATCAAAAAGGAGTAAAATGGTATGATATTTAA
- the aspS gene encoding aspartate--tRNA ligase, translated as MFRTYNCGTLRKKNVGEEVILAGWVKRVRNLGTVSFIDLRDHYGITQLTFYGKNTLKKKADQLGREFVIQVCGKVIERKSKNLKNPTGFIEVVVSKLRILSYSKIPPFIIEEKTDGNEDLRMKYRYLDLRRDFIKKKLITRHKIVFEIRKYLSENGFLEIETPLLVKSTPEGARDFVIPSRINPGQFYALPQSPQSFKQLLMIGGIDKYFQIVKCFRDEDLRSDRQPEFTQIDCEMSFVEEEDVIKISENLINYIFKKIRNCRFAKSFPRISYKEAIKRYGSDKPDIRFDMIIKELNDVIPNNRVAGISIPGCANYSIRQLNDITEWCKLHHIRNLTWVKCLIDGKFQSPFFGQKYFKIFSERLSAKPGDLLLILSGLDEQTVSRQLGKIRIEMADRLGLRKTNQFSPIWIVDFPLFAWNNENNRYDSFHHPFTSPKEENIYLLQKNPEKIIAKSYDLVINGKEIGGGSIRINKRSIQESIFNLLGFSRKEILSKFGFIMEAFEYGTPPHGGIALGLDRLVALLEGEESIRDFIAFPKNNSFRDPMIGTPSYLSDSQLKELHIFIKR; from the coding sequence ATGTTTCGAACATATAATTGTGGAACTCTTCGTAAAAAAAATGTTGGGGAAGAGGTTATTTTAGCTGGATGGGTTAAAAGAGTTCGAAATTTAGGAACAGTAAGTTTTATAGATTTAAGGGATCATTATGGAATAACTCAACTAACTTTTTATGGAAAAAATACTTTAAAAAAGAAAGCAGATCAATTGGGTAGAGAATTCGTTATACAAGTATGCGGAAAAGTTATTGAGAGAAAATCTAAAAATCTTAAAAATCCAACAGGATTTATTGAGGTTGTTGTTTCTAAACTTAGAATTCTAAGCTATTCAAAAATACCCCCATTTATTATAGAAGAAAAAACAGATGGAAATGAAGATCTTCGAATGAAATATCGTTATCTTGACTTACGTAGAGATTTTATTAAAAAAAAACTTATTACTCGTCACAAGATAGTTTTCGAAATCCGAAAATATCTTTCAGAAAACGGGTTTCTGGAAATAGAAACCCCCCTTTTAGTAAAATCCACACCAGAAGGAGCACGAGATTTCGTGATTCCATCAAGAATAAATCCTGGACAGTTTTATGCTCTCCCTCAATCTCCTCAATCTTTCAAACAACTCCTAATGATAGGCGGAATAGATAAATATTTTCAAATTGTTAAATGCTTTCGTGATGAAGATTTGCGTTCAGATAGACAACCAGAATTCACTCAAATTGATTGCGAAATGTCTTTTGTTGAAGAAGAAGATGTCATTAAGATATCCGAAAATCTTATTAATTATATTTTTAAAAAAATAAGGAATTGCAGATTTGCAAAGAGTTTTCCAAGAATTTCCTATAAAGAGGCTATTAAACGATACGGATCTGATAAACCAGATATACGTTTTGATATGATTATTAAGGAATTAAATGATGTAATCCCAAATAATAGAGTAGCAGGCATTTCGATACCTGGATGTGCGAATTACAGCATAAGACAATTAAATGATATTACCGAATGGTGTAAACTCCATCATATAAGAAATCTTACGTGGGTGAAATGTTTGATTGATGGAAAATTTCAATCCCCCTTTTTTGGTCAAAAATATTTTAAAATTTTTTCTGAACGCTTAAGCGCTAAACCTGGAGATCTTTTATTAATACTTTCAGGTTTAGATGAACAAACAGTTAGTAGACAACTAGGAAAAATTCGAATTGAGATGGCTGACCGTTTAGGCTTGCGAAAAACGAATCAATTTTCCCCTATTTGGATAGTTGATTTTCCTTTGTTTGCGTGGAATAATGAAAATAATCGTTATGATTCTTTTCATCATCCTTTCACTTCTCCTAAAGAAGAAAATATTTACCTTCTTCAAAAGAATCCAGAAAAAATTATCGCCAAATCTTATGATTTGGTTATTAATGGAAAAGAAATCGGAGGGGGATCTATTAGAATAAATAAACGTTCCATACAAGAATCTATTTTCAATCTATTGGGATTTTCTAGAAAAGAAATTTTATCTAAATTTGGGTTTATAATGGAAGCTTTTGAATATGGGACTCCACCACATGGTGGAATTGCTTTAGGACTTGATCGTTTGGTAGCTCTTCTTGAAGGCGAAGAGAGTATAAGGGATTTTATTGCTTTTCCAAAAAATAATTCTTTTAGAGATCCAATGATAGGAACTCCTTCATATTTAAGTGACTCTCAATTAAAAGAGCTTCATATTTTCATAAAGCGATGA
- the alaS gene encoding alanine--tRNA ligase, whose protein sequence is MKSIEVRKKFFKFFQKKNHKIIPSVPIVLKDDPSLFFVNAGMNPFKNYFLGNEKPPYTRIVDSQKCLRVTGKHNDIDDVGNDTYHHTMFEMLGNWSFGDYFKKEAISWAWELLTEKYKISEENLYVTFFNGDPNLPADEESYNSWKEILTKNRIIPFGKKDNFWEMGFTGPCGPCSEIHIDLRNHKEKAKKPASKLINKGHPYVIEIWNLVFIEFFRKSDNSLYRLPDRHIDTGMGLERLCRILQKKSSNYETDLFLPLIRKIEKCIGKKYGEDKNLDISMRVLADHIRAVSFAISDGQNPSNTGAGYIVRRILRRAMGYSFRFLSKKQAFIYKLVDTLSDEMGEIYPDIFKHKASIKKIVKEEENIFLRTLNQGIIRMNNLIKEYKNKKEKFIDGVHIFELYDTYGFPLDFSRILARENDLKIDKDGFEKEMMKQKKRSKKGGYTEKFDWIVLLENSENCLIVSDQLEIDTKIRKFRKMEDSSGKYFQIVFDKTPFFPEGSGQLGDTGWIINKSEDNIHIFNTKKEENLIVHLVKNIPLHPLKFFKIRVDAIRRRKIEKNHTATHLLYYILREILVIRQKGSYIGPDRLRLDFSNSEKLSVSTLELVEDRVNKMIQEKLSIEENKSILLLEARREGGIALLSKKYREKVRSIRFGNSVELCSITHVSNTEHIEYFKILSESSIYSGIRRIEAITSIEVVRYLEKVCKKYNVLLEVLNFPNDTIKKVKNLLEENNIFKCDLKNITRQKMNFLKKKLSSRFKDSKKEKDLKLIVEKSDLNTDSLKKIALELRREISSLIIILVCFHSKKKVVIFSAISDNLIHHRGMSAYAIVQYLATNIGVKFGGKSFFAEAKVDNLEGLEEAFRKAKLFINSMNYSFY, encoded by the coding sequence ATGAAATCTATAGAGGTTAGAAAAAAATTTTTTAAATTTTTCCAAAAAAAAAATCATAAAATTATTCCTTCAGTTCCTATAGTTTTAAAAGATGATCCTTCCCTTTTCTTTGTTAATGCTGGAATGAATCCATTCAAAAATTATTTTTTAGGAAATGAAAAACCTCCGTATACAAGAATAGTCGATAGTCAAAAATGTCTTCGTGTTACTGGAAAACATAACGATATAGATGATGTTGGTAATGATACTTATCATCATACAATGTTTGAAATGCTAGGAAATTGGTCTTTTGGAGATTATTTTAAAAAAGAAGCAATTTCTTGGGCATGGGAACTTTTAACAGAAAAATATAAAATTTCTGAAGAAAATCTCTACGTTACATTCTTTAACGGAGATCCCAATTTACCAGCAGATGAAGAATCTTATAACTCTTGGAAAGAAATTTTAACTAAAAATCGCATAATCCCTTTTGGGAAAAAAGATAATTTTTGGGAAATGGGATTTACTGGGCCATGTGGCCCATGTTCAGAGATTCATATAGATTTACGAAATCATAAAGAAAAAGCTAAAAAACCTGCTTCAAAATTAATCAATAAAGGACATCCCTATGTTATAGAAATATGGAATTTGGTATTTATAGAATTCTTTCGAAAATCAGATAATTCTCTATATAGGCTACCTGATCGTCATATTGATACAGGAATGGGGCTTGAACGTCTCTGTAGAATTTTACAGAAGAAATCTTCCAACTACGAAACTGATCTTTTTCTTCCATTAATTAGGAAAATTGAAAAATGCATTGGAAAAAAATACGGAGAAGATAAAAATCTGGATATTTCTATGCGAGTTTTGGCAGACCATATACGTGCAGTTTCATTCGCTATTTCTGATGGCCAGAATCCTTCTAATACTGGAGCAGGATACATTGTTCGCAGAATACTTAGGAGAGCTATGGGATACTCCTTCCGTTTTTTATCCAAAAAACAGGCTTTTATATACAAACTTGTAGATACTTTGTCTGATGAAATGGGCGAAATTTACCCTGATATTTTCAAGCATAAAGCATCCATAAAAAAAATTGTTAAAGAAGAAGAAAATATATTCTTGAGAACTCTTAATCAAGGAATTATTCGCATGAATAATCTTATAAAAGAATACAAAAACAAAAAAGAAAAATTTATTGACGGAGTTCATATTTTTGAATTATATGATACTTATGGATTTCCTCTAGATTTTTCTAGAATTTTAGCCCGAGAAAACGATTTAAAAATAGACAAAGATGGCTTTGAAAAAGAAATGATGAAACAGAAAAAACGATCTAAAAAAGGAGGATATACAGAAAAATTTGATTGGATCGTACTACTAGAAAATTCAGAGAATTGTTTGATCGTGTCTGATCAACTAGAAATTGATACTAAAATTAGAAAATTTAGAAAAATGGAAGATTCTTCTGGAAAATATTTCCAAATTGTTTTTGATAAAACTCCATTTTTTCCTGAAGGAAGTGGGCAACTAGGAGACACTGGTTGGATTATTAATAAGTCTGAAGATAATATTCATATTTTTAATACAAAAAAGGAAGAAAATCTCATTGTTCACTTAGTGAAAAATATACCACTGCATCCTTTAAAATTTTTTAAAATACGTGTTGATGCTATTAGAAGGAGAAAAATAGAAAAAAATCACACGGCGACACATTTACTTTATTATATTCTCCGGGAGATTCTAGTAATTAGGCAAAAAGGTTCTTATATAGGACCAGATAGACTTCGTTTAGATTTTTCTAACTCAGAAAAATTAAGTGTCTCAACTCTTGAGTTAGTAGAAGATCGTGTAAATAAAATGATTCAAGAAAAACTTTCAATAGAGGAGAATAAATCTATTTTATTGCTAGAAGCTAGAAGAGAAGGAGGAATCGCTCTTTTATCTAAAAAGTATAGAGAAAAAGTCCGAAGCATCCGTTTTGGTAATTCAGTGGAACTTTGCAGTATTACTCACGTTTCTAATACAGAGCATATAGAATACTTTAAAATTCTTTCTGAATCTTCCATTTACTCTGGAATTCGTCGAATTGAAGCAATTACTTCAATTGAAGTAGTTCGATACCTTGAAAAGGTATGTAAAAAGTATAACGTACTTCTAGAAGTTTTAAATTTCCCCAATGATACTATTAAAAAAGTAAAAAATCTGTTAGAAGAAAATAATATTTTTAAATGCGATTTAAAAAATATTACTAGGCAAAAGATGAATTTTTTAAAAAAAAAATTGTCTTCTAGATTCAAAGACTCTAAAAAAGAGAAGGATTTAAAACTAATTGTTGAAAAATCAGATTTAAATACTGATTCTTTAAAGAAAATTGCTTTGGAGCTTCGGAGAGAAATCTCCAGCCTAATAATTATTTTAGTTTGCTTTCATTCTAAAAAAAAAGTAGTGATTTTTTCCGCTATTTCGGATAATCTTATTCATCATAGGGGTATGAGTGCTTATGCTATTGTTCAATATTTAGCTACTAACATAGGAGTAAAATTTGGGGGAAAAAGTTTTTTTGCTGAAGCTAAAGTAGATAATCTGGAAGGTTTGGAAGAAGCTTTTCGTAAAGCCAAATTGTTCATAAATTCTATGAACTATTCTTTTTACTAG
- a CDS encoding 2-oxoglutarate dehydrogenase E1 component, whose product MEKYSFLNAVHPEHIEELYHKYLEDSDVIEPTWKSFFQGFDFFQENYVRKKDCLSSEISSKEFKVIDLINASRTRGHFFALKNPLLNKHPEIALDSFGLSEEDLDTVFKAPKIIGLPPTSLKKILKHLKTVFCESIGIEYMHIHDVEKIEWIQKWINYKKNHPQLSFEKKKLLFEKLSKAVLLEDFLHTKFIGHKRFSIEGNESLVPALYELVEYASDFYKVENIVFGMAHRGRLNVLSNLFKKNFSKIFIEFSGKEYENSSFSGDVKYHLGLTTIKKSRRGNSIQINMTPNPSHLEVVGAIVEGISRAKIDLHYAGDSDKVLPIIIHGDAAISAQGIVYEVVQISFLKGYKTGGTIHLVINNQVGFTTNYFSGRSSIYCTDIAKVLLSPVLHVNSEDMESVIHAIRFSVDFRMRYHQDVFIDLLGYRKYGHNESDEPRFTQKSLYRIIAKKISTKESYRKKLEKEGVIDSTFRKKVENNYKKSLEKSFEESKKIEFNKLDVFMSDAWKRFSKYKKVFEKIDTRFCIDRLCDIGKIIFTLPLGRNFSKKTERLFDHRYQIVSKEKRVDWGIAELLAYGSLLDEGYHIRVSGEDVERGTFSHRHSLIKSEDEEPFILLNYIRNGQGKIQVYNSPLSEYGVLGFDFGYSITSPNTLTIWEAQFGDFSNVGQVIIDQYISSAEEKWKIQSGLVLFLPHGYEGQGAEHSSARVERFLQLCSDKNILVANCSTPANFFHLLRRQMKVSFRKPLIVFTPKSLLRHSLCSSSLEELANGFFKEILDDDFVDPQKVRNLIFCSGKIYYDLFNKRKETLNEKTAIIRFEQLYPLKRSCIEKILKRYPSKNRMIWVQEEPENMGAWSYLIKSFREFPWELISPKESSVSSTGSYQNFLKIQVSLLEKAFQ is encoded by the coding sequence ATGGAAAAATACTCCTTTTTAAACGCTGTACATCCAGAACATATAGAAGAGCTTTATCATAAATATCTGGAGGATTCAGATGTTATCGAACCAACCTGGAAATCTTTTTTTCAGGGATTTGATTTTTTCCAAGAAAATTACGTTAGAAAAAAAGATTGTCTTTCCTCAGAAATTTCTTCTAAAGAATTCAAGGTTATTGATTTGATAAATGCCTCTAGAACTAGAGGCCATTTTTTTGCTCTAAAAAATCCTCTACTAAATAAACATCCCGAAATAGCACTAGATTCTTTTGGTTTATCTGAAGAAGATTTAGATACAGTTTTTAAAGCACCCAAGATAATTGGGTTACCCCCCACTTCCTTAAAAAAGATTTTGAAACATCTCAAAACTGTTTTTTGCGAATCTATTGGTATTGAATACATGCATATTCATGATGTTGAAAAAATAGAATGGATACAAAAGTGGATTAATTACAAGAAAAATCATCCCCAACTCTCTTTCGAGAAAAAAAAACTTTTATTTGAAAAACTTAGTAAGGCTGTTCTTCTAGAAGATTTTCTTCATACTAAATTCATTGGACATAAAAGATTTTCTATTGAAGGAAATGAATCTCTTGTCCCAGCTCTTTACGAGTTAGTGGAATATGCCTCTGATTTTTATAAAGTAGAGAATATTGTTTTTGGAATGGCACATAGGGGAAGATTAAATGTTCTTTCCAATCTTTTCAAGAAGAATTTTTCTAAAATTTTTATTGAATTTTCAGGTAAAGAATATGAAAATTCTTCTTTTTCTGGAGATGTAAAATATCATTTGGGATTAACTACTATAAAAAAAAGTAGAAGGGGTAATTCCATCCAAATAAATATGACCCCGAATCCCTCTCATCTAGAAGTTGTCGGAGCTATTGTAGAAGGGATTAGTAGGGCCAAAATTGATCTGCATTATGCGGGAGATTCAGATAAAGTGCTTCCTATTATCATACATGGCGATGCTGCAATTTCTGCACAGGGAATAGTTTACGAAGTGGTTCAAATATCCTTTCTTAAAGGATACAAAACTGGAGGAACTATTCATCTTGTTATTAATAATCAAGTTGGATTTACTACAAACTATTTTTCTGGTAGATCAAGCATTTATTGTACGGATATAGCCAAGGTTTTGCTTTCTCCAGTGCTTCACGTTAATTCTGAAGACATGGAATCTGTAATACATGCTATTCGTTTCTCCGTCGATTTTAGAATGCGATATCACCAAGATGTTTTTATTGACTTACTTGGTTATAGAAAATACGGACATAATGAAAGTGACGAACCTCGTTTCACTCAAAAATCTCTCTATAGAATAATAGCTAAAAAAATTAGCACTAAAGAGAGTTACAGAAAAAAATTAGAAAAAGAGGGGGTAATTGATTCTACTTTTAGAAAAAAAGTTGAAAACAACTACAAAAAATCTCTAGAAAAATCTTTCGAAGAATCGAAGAAAATTGAATTCAATAAACTTGATGTTTTTATGTCCGATGCCTGGAAAAGGTTTTCAAAATACAAAAAAGTTTTTGAAAAAATTGACACTAGATTTTGCATAGATCGATTATGTGATATTGGAAAAATAATTTTTACACTTCCACTTGGAAGAAATTTTTCTAAAAAAACTGAAAGACTATTTGATCATCGATATCAAATAGTTTCAAAAGAAAAAAGAGTTGATTGGGGAATAGCTGAACTATTAGCATATGGGAGTCTTCTTGACGAGGGATACCATATTCGTGTATCTGGGGAAGATGTGGAAAGAGGAACTTTTTCCCATCGTCATTCTTTAATAAAGTCAGAAGATGAAGAACCCTTTATTTTACTCAATTATATAAGAAATGGACAAGGAAAAATTCAGGTTTATAATTCCCCACTTTCTGAATATGGGGTACTAGGATTTGATTTTGGATATTCTATAACTTCTCCTAATACTTTAACTATTTGGGAAGCTCAATTTGGGGATTTTAGTAACGTTGGTCAAGTCATAATTGATCAATATATTTCTTCAGCTGAAGAAAAATGGAAGATCCAGAGTGGATTAGTTTTATTCCTTCCACACGGATATGAAGGACAAGGAGCTGAACATTCTTCCGCTAGAGTAGAACGTTTTCTTCAGCTTTGCTCCGATAAAAACATTTTAGTGGCAAATTGCAGTACTCCAGCTAATTTTTTCCATCTTTTACGAAGACAAATGAAGGTTTCCTTTCGTAAACCATTAATTGTTTTTACTCCTAAAAGTCTACTAAGACATTCTCTTTGTTCTTCTTCTTTAGAAGAATTGGCTAATGGTTTTTTTAAGGAAATTCTTGACGATGATTTTGTGGATCCTCAAAAAGTGAGGAATTTAATATTCTGTTCTGGAAAAATTTATTACGACCTCTTTAATAAGAGGAAAGAAACTTTAAATGAAAAAACGGCTATTATTCGTTTTGAACAACTTTATCCTTTAAAAAGATCTTGTATTGAAAAAATTTTAAAGCGTTATCCTAGTAAAAATAGAATGATATGGGTACAAGAAGAGCCAGAAAATATGGGGGCTTGGTCTTATTTAATAAAAAGTTTTCGAGAGTTTCCTTGGGAGCTAATTTCTCCTAAAGAAAGCTCTGTATCATCTACTGGATCTTATCAAAACTTTTTAAAAATACAGGTATCTCTACTAGAAAAAGCGTTTCAATAG
- a CDS encoding 2-oxo acid dehydrogenase subunit E2, whose amino-acid sequence MILEIKAPSTGESITEIEISSWLVKDGSYVPKGKIIAEIDSDKATLEISAPDSGKIRLKAKKGDIVSVGDIIGLIDTDYSLEEAPEVPEEEVTLYIQAPSGKKIFSEKGIDTVKGGKILKKDALNANMGSFTTRTSRSFKISMLSKLRRKISERLVSVKNNTAILTTFNEVDMSQIFYLKNKFQEKFKEKHGVNLGFMSFFTKSCVRALKLYPDVNAMIDGENKISFDYCDISIAISGPKGLVVPVLRNAEFISFKGIEQEIKRLYIRVQKGVISVDEMTGGTFTITNGGVFGSMLSTPIINPPQSAILGMHKIVERPVVINGKVQIRPIMYLALSYDHCLLDGREAVGFLLSIKESIEDPINYLMGSDPEKSLELF is encoded by the coding sequence ATGATTTTAGAAATAAAAGCTCCTTCCACTGGAGAATCAATAACTGAAATAGAAATTTCATCTTGGCTCGTAAAAGATGGAAGTTATGTTCCTAAAGGAAAAATTATTGCAGAAATAGATTCAGATAAGGCAACATTGGAAATATCAGCCCCAGATAGTGGAAAAATTAGGCTAAAAGCTAAAAAAGGGGATATAGTATCAGTTGGTGATATTATTGGGCTAATCGATACCGATTACTCTTTGGAAGAGGCCCCAGAAGTACCAGAAGAAGAAGTAACTCTTTACATACAGGCTCCATCTGGAAAAAAAATTTTTTCTGAAAAAGGAATTGATACAGTTAAAGGAGGCAAAATTCTAAAAAAAGATGCTTTAAATGCAAATATGGGAAGCTTTACTACAAGGACTTCCCGATCGTTTAAAATATCTATGCTTTCTAAACTTAGAAGAAAAATCTCAGAAAGATTAGTTTCAGTAAAAAATAATACAGCCATTCTCACTACTTTTAATGAAGTAGATATGAGCCAAATTTTTTATTTGAAAAATAAATTCCAGGAAAAATTTAAAGAAAAACACGGGGTAAACTTAGGATTTATGTCTTTTTTTACAAAAAGTTGTGTAAGAGCTTTGAAGCTATATCCTGATGTTAACGCAATGATTGATGGAGAAAATAAAATTAGTTTTGATTATTGCGATATAAGTATTGCAATTTCTGGGCCTAAAGGATTAGTTGTTCCAGTTTTGAGAAATGCTGAGTTTATTTCCTTTAAGGGTATTGAACAAGAAATAAAACGTCTTTATATACGTGTGCAAAAGGGCGTCATTTCTGTTGATGAAATGACAGGAGGAACTTTCACCATAACTAATGGTGGTGTTTTTGGGTCCATGCTTTCTACTCCTATTATAAATCCACCTCAGAGTGCAATTTTAGGAATGCATAAAATTGTAGAACGTCCTGTTGTAATTAATGGTAAAGTACAAATACGACCTATAATGTATTTAGCTCTTTCTTATGACCACTGTCTTCTTGATGGGAGAGAGGCTGTAGGTTTTCTACTCTCAATAAAAGAATCAATAGAAGATCCCATAAATTATTTGATGGGATCAGATCCAGAAAAATCTTTAGAATTATTCTAG